The following are encoded in a window of Pukyongiella litopenaei genomic DNA:
- a CDS encoding transcriptional regulator has protein sequence MSVSRAKQRQAQDRINQAASLAKSLEEPFGGWIATFQEAIGMNAPALAERLDVSRNSIYASIRNEQAGTISLNQLEKIADAMGGRVVYAIVPREGPVEEIVLAQARAKARRIIQRTRAHMALEEQSEGLRSEEEMVEELAADIIRESRRDFWQ, from the coding sequence ATGTCCGTCTCCCGCGCGAAGCAACGTCAGGCCCAAGACAGGATCAACCAGGCCGCAAGCCTGGCAAAGTCGCTTGAAGAGCCGTTCGGCGGCTGGATCGCCACATTTCAGGAGGCGATCGGAATGAACGCGCCCGCCCTTGCCGAACGTCTCGATGTCTCGCGCAACTCGATCTACGCGTCGATCCGGAATGAGCAGGCGGGAACGATCTCGCTGAACCAACTCGAGAAGATCGCCGACGCCATGGGCGGACGCGTCGTCTATGCCATCGTCCCGCGCGAAGGCCCGGTCGAGGAGATCGTCCTGGCCCAAGCGCGCGCGAAAGCCCGCCGCATCATCCAGCGCACACGCGCGCATATGGCCCTCGAGGAGCAGAGCGAGGGCCTGCGGAGCGAAGAAGAGATGGTGGAGGAACTGGCCGCCGACATCATCCGCGAAAGCCGCCGGGATTTCTGGCAATGA
- a CDS encoding TOTE conflict system archaeo-eukaryotic primase domain-containing protein, producing MADRSDIEAELARVRARLADLDVERTQLQRDVAALEARLAAEHVPAVRQSSFENAPVTNASPSHQKVELFRRLFAGRPDVFPVRWENRRTGRSGYSPACGNEWVKGICGKPKVKCGECPHQKFIPPDEGVIARHLRGDDGRGGDFVAGVYPLLPGDTCWFLAADFDKTSWSEDANALLETCRVKGVPAALERSRSGNGGHVWIFFAEAVSARLARQLGSVLITETMERRPEIGFASYDRLFPNQDIMPLGGFGNLIALPLQNTARKVGNSVFVDADMRPYDDQWAYLSSLPRMTAAAVTNLVEAAELSGRVLGVRMPVEDEQADEPWKMPPSRRSTPRRLEVPIPQTIKVTVADQIYIDRSDLPSAMIAQLVRLAAFQNPEFYRAQAMRLPTFGKPRIVSCAELHPRHVALPRGCFDEVTGFFSDHGATVEVDDLREDGAPLPEIVRFRGELRRQQSQAFDALVEHDTGVLAATTAFGKTVVASALIAHRARNTLVLVHRRELLNQWVERLGSFLQIDPKLIGAIGAGKRKPTGVIDVALIQSLVRKGEVDDIVADYGHLVVDECHHLSAASFELVARRSKARYVTGLSATVARKDGHHPIIFMQCGPVRHQVSAKSQAAESGLRHRARERHTRFRLPEALAMAERPSMPAIYAALAADETRNDLIFDDVLKSLEAKRSPIVLTERKDHLDYLQQRFSRFARNIAVLRGGMSATDRKAAQTALSVADDEERLILATGRYIGEGFDDARLDTLFLTMPIAWKGTLAQYVGRLHRRHDDKKDVLVVDYVDSSVPVLARMAAKRRTGYRALGYVME from the coding sequence GTGGCGGACAGAAGCGACATTGAGGCGGAGTTGGCGCGGGTTCGAGCCCGTCTGGCCGATCTGGATGTCGAACGAACGCAGCTTCAGCGCGACGTTGCAGCGCTGGAGGCTCGTCTCGCTGCAGAGCACGTGCCGGCAGTGAGACAATCCTCATTCGAGAACGCCCCGGTTACGAATGCTTCTCCGTCGCACCAAAAGGTCGAGCTGTTCCGTCGCCTGTTCGCCGGTCGGCCTGACGTGTTTCCGGTGCGATGGGAAAACAGGAGGACCGGTCGCTCAGGATATTCGCCGGCTTGCGGCAACGAATGGGTGAAGGGCATCTGTGGCAAGCCAAAGGTCAAATGCGGCGAGTGTCCTCATCAGAAGTTCATACCGCCGGATGAAGGTGTTATTGCAAGGCACCTGCGTGGCGACGACGGTCGGGGCGGGGATTTTGTTGCAGGCGTCTATCCGCTCTTGCCCGGAGATACCTGCTGGTTCCTGGCGGCGGATTTTGACAAGACTTCCTGGTCGGAGGACGCCAATGCGCTGCTCGAAACCTGCCGGGTGAAGGGCGTGCCCGCAGCGTTGGAGCGGTCGAGGTCGGGTAACGGCGGGCATGTCTGGATATTCTTTGCTGAAGCGGTTTCTGCCCGTCTGGCGCGCCAGCTTGGATCCGTCCTGATCACGGAAACGATGGAAAGGCGGCCGGAAATCGGCTTCGCATCCTATGACCGGCTGTTTCCGAACCAGGACATCATGCCGCTTGGCGGGTTTGGCAACCTGATCGCGCTGCCGCTCCAGAACACCGCGCGCAAGGTGGGCAACAGCGTCTTTGTCGACGCGGACATGCGGCCATATGATGATCAGTGGGCCTATTTGTCTTCCTTGCCGCGAATGACCGCCGCAGCGGTGACCAACCTCGTTGAAGCGGCGGAGCTTTCCGGGCGGGTGCTGGGCGTCCGCATGCCGGTTGAGGACGAGCAGGCGGACGAACCTTGGAAAATGCCTCCGTCACGTCGCAGCACGCCGCGTCGACTGGAAGTGCCCATCCCGCAGACCATCAAGGTGACGGTTGCCGATCAAATTTACATCGACCGATCCGACCTTCCATCGGCCATGATTGCCCAACTGGTGCGGTTGGCCGCGTTCCAGAATCCCGAATTCTACCGCGCACAAGCGATGCGGCTGCCTACATTCGGGAAGCCGCGCATTGTGTCCTGCGCCGAGTTGCATCCCCGGCACGTCGCGTTGCCGCGTGGCTGCTTTGATGAGGTGACCGGGTTTTTCTCCGATCACGGAGCAACTGTCGAAGTGGACGATTTGCGTGAGGACGGAGCCCCTTTGCCGGAGATTGTGCGCTTCCGAGGCGAGCTGCGCCGGCAACAGTCGCAGGCATTTGACGCATTGGTCGAACACGATACCGGCGTGCTGGCCGCCACCACCGCCTTCGGCAAGACGGTCGTGGCCTCCGCGCTGATCGCACATCGCGCCCGCAACACGCTGGTTCTGGTGCACCGCCGGGAATTACTGAATCAATGGGTCGAACGGCTTGGCTCATTTTTGCAGATCGATCCCAAGCTGATCGGCGCCATCGGGGCCGGAAAGCGCAAACCCACCGGTGTGATCGACGTGGCGCTTATCCAGAGTCTGGTTCGCAAGGGTGAAGTTGACGACATCGTTGCCGATTACGGCCATCTTGTCGTTGATGAATGCCATCACTTGTCCGCTGCAAGCTTCGAACTCGTCGCCCGCAGATCGAAAGCGCGCTATGTCACCGGATTGTCGGCAACCGTTGCCCGAAAGGACGGGCATCACCCGATCATCTTCATGCAATGCGGCCCGGTGCGCCATCAGGTGAGCGCAAAATCGCAGGCCGCCGAAAGCGGCCTTCGCCATCGGGCGCGGGAACGTCACACGAGATTCCGGTTGCCGGAGGCGCTCGCCATGGCCGAGCGCCCGTCCATGCCCGCAATTTATGCAGCACTGGCGGCGGATGAGACCCGAAACGACCTGATCTTCGACGACGTTCTGAAATCGCTTGAGGCCAAGCGCTCGCCGATTGTCCTGACCGAGCGAAAGGATCACCTCGACTATCTCCAGCAGCGGTTTTCCAGATTCGCCAGGAATATCGCCGTGCTCCGGGGCGGCATGTCGGCAACGGACCGGAAGGCCGCGCAGACGGCGTTGAGCGTTGCCGATGATGAGGAACGGCTGATCCTCGCGACAGGGCGCTATATCGGCGAGGGCTTCGATGATGCGCGGCTCGACACCCTGTTCCTGACGATGCCGATCGCATGGAAGGGAACGTTGGCGCAATATGTCGGCAGGTTGCACCGGCGGCATGACGACAAGAAAGACGTGTTGGTGGTTGACTATGTCGACAGTTCGGTCCCCGTCCTCGCGAGAATGGCTGCCAAACGAAGGACGGGCTATCGGGCGCTTGGCTATGTGATGGAATAG
- a CDS encoding tyrosine-type recombinase/integrase, with product MTPLAPDLSAFLQTHLPDECGASRHTIAAYARAFALLLRFVAGRLKRTPSELFIEDIDVQMVRAFLEHIEEGRTNSIRSRNARLAAIKSFFRFIEHRHPACLEQAMMIRAMPTKRTDAKLIDYLTKEEVRALLAAPNRHTRGGLRDRAMLHLAYAAGLRASELLAVRMDDFPDGSFSSLRILGKGRRERVLPLWKETQGAIRAWLAVRPGNVGPELFLNRDGRQMTRDGFAYRLRQHVTVAERSAPSIAAKHVTPHVLRHSCAMHTLQATGDIRKVALWLGHASIQTTEMYLRADPTEKLALLEAHHAPLIKPGKFREPSDKLMQILAVAAQRS from the coding sequence ATGACCCCGCTTGCTCCCGACCTTTCCGCCTTTCTGCAAACCCATCTTCCCGATGAATGCGGGGCAAGCCGGCATACCATCGCGGCCTATGCCCGTGCTTTCGCCCTCTTGCTGCGGTTTGTCGCCGGGCGGCTCAAGCGAACTCCATCGGAACTTTTCATCGAAGATATTGATGTGCAGATGGTCAGGGCGTTCCTCGAACATATCGAAGAGGGACGCACCAATTCCATCCGGTCCCGCAACGCGCGACTGGCAGCGATCAAATCGTTTTTTCGTTTCATTGAGCATCGCCATCCGGCCTGCCTTGAGCAGGCAATGATGATCCGCGCCATGCCGACCAAGCGGACAGACGCCAAGCTGATCGATTATCTGACCAAGGAAGAAGTCCGCGCCCTGCTTGCCGCGCCGAACCGCCACACGCGGGGCGGATTGCGGGATCGGGCCATGTTGCATCTGGCCTATGCGGCGGGGTTGAGGGCGTCCGAACTGCTCGCGGTGCGGATGGACGATTTTCCCGATGGGTCGTTTTCCAGCCTGCGGATCCTGGGCAAGGGACGGCGGGAGCGTGTGCTGCCGCTCTGGAAGGAGACCCAGGGCGCCATCCGGGCGTGGCTGGCCGTCCGGCCCGGCAATGTAGGCCCGGAGCTGTTTCTGAACCGAGATGGGCGGCAAATGACGCGGGATGGATTTGCATATCGGCTCAGGCAGCATGTGACGGTGGCCGAACGTTCGGCGCCGTCGATTGCCGCAAAGCACGTCACCCCACATGTGCTGCGGCACAGCTGCGCCATGCACACGCTTCAGGCCACCGGCGATATCCGCAAGGTCGCGCTCTGGCTTGGCCATGCCAGCATCCAGACGACCGAGATGTATCTGCGCGCGGATCCAACCGAGAAGCTTGCGCTTCTCGAGGCGCATCACGCACCGCTGATCAAGCCCGGCAAGTTCCGTGAGCCTTCGGACAAGCTGATGCAAATATTGGCCGTCGCCGCGCAGCGTTCCTGA
- a CDS encoding tyrosine-type recombinase/integrase: MIHHHVDRFVQFNRALGMKFAAQERSLRAFADFAAERSITHLTAALILEWAGGAATPYAAQERFDRARALAVFLHAEDMRHEIPAMGLLGRSRRRRPAPHILTQDQIRRIMQEALLVPGLTPISPLTYHNLFGLLASTGLRISEALSLQRGDLTEDGLMIRKGKFGKTRLVPIHASTRAALDRYLEARNSLRKVGDALFVLGHGRPPTATRVHVVFVRIVRKLGYRNPTGPGPRVHDLRHTFAVRSLEACGNNPQAVLRHMKALSTYLGHVDIANTYWYLEATPVLLQMIASTAEETWIGGAT; encoded by the coding sequence ATGATACATCACCACGTTGATCGCTTCGTCCAATTCAATCGCGCTCTTGGTATGAAGTTCGCCGCGCAGGAGAGATCCTTGCGCGCCTTCGCGGATTTTGCTGCGGAACGATCCATCACGCATCTGACGGCAGCGTTGATCCTGGAATGGGCCGGCGGCGCCGCGACGCCTTATGCCGCGCAGGAGCGGTTTGACCGAGCCCGTGCGCTGGCGGTGTTCCTGCATGCTGAAGATATGCGGCACGAGATTCCGGCGATGGGCTTGCTTGGCCGTTCACGACGACGGCGACCTGCACCGCATATTCTGACGCAGGACCAGATCAGACGTATCATGCAGGAAGCGCTTCTGGTACCCGGCCTGACGCCGATCAGCCCGCTGACCTACCACAACCTGTTTGGGCTGCTCGCGTCGACGGGTTTGCGGATTTCGGAGGCATTGTCCCTGCAGCGCGGCGATCTGACGGAAGACGGCCTCATGATCCGCAAGGGCAAGTTCGGCAAAACCCGTCTCGTTCCCATTCATGCCTCGACCCGCGCCGCGCTGGATCGGTATCTTGAAGCCCGCAACAGCCTACGCAAAGTAGGCGATGCGCTTTTCGTTCTGGGCCATGGCCGCCCCCCGACGGCGACGAGGGTCCACGTGGTTTTCGTGCGGATCGTGCGCAAGCTCGGCTATCGCAACCCAACGGGTCCCGGTCCCCGGGTGCACGATCTGCGCCATACCTTCGCCGTGCGATCGCTGGAGGCCTGCGGGAACAACCCGCAGGCGGTGTTGCGGCACATGAAGGCCTTGAGCACCTATCTCGGCCATGTGGATATTGCCAACACCTACTGGTACCTTGAGGCCACGCCGGTTCTGTTGCAGATGATTGCGTCGACCGCCGAGGAGACCTGGATCGGAGGTGCGACATGA